A single Nitrospinota bacterium DNA region contains:
- a CDS encoding glycosyltransferase family 9 protein: MAENILILSMTRMGDMIQTTPLIRGLREKYPHSKITLLVTSDFATAVPLIPDVDESIVLNFKQFTISEDWEDQSWIKVYRYIEQSLEAIKNENYDLLVNLSHSKFSALMVGYLGIKNVIGFHCNEFGNRMTGHPWMQYFGIEVFNRTFNEFNLVEIFSASAGVDVKGRSIEVLQPPNQPSLDDFSDENSEEMLIGIQAGSSLVGRRWPTRYFAELADLLIEKTSAKIIMFGVQSENEIAEEVINLSKNKDRIKNLAGKTSINELAQLLEKCKYLVTNDTGTMHLAAALGTKIVSLFFAHAHPYETAPFAPGHLIFQAGVSCAPCSYGVHCNNIVCVDKVLPQHLFSAIENHIKTQSWVLPEEIGSESEVNVYETEFDSNMNFRLRPLVEYKLEMNDLIRSSYTLLWRAVLEGENDVSDQLISNTCENLSREYDCSDIELIDDQLEKKLIVIDDIAKVAHSGQSLCGKIIKGSSKNYPQKIKKFGEKLTELDREIEVMGMSNPEIKPLTDMFSKRKENV; this comes from the coding sequence GTGGCTGAAAATATTTTAATTCTCAGCATGACTCGAATGGGAGACATGATACAGACAACCCCTTTGATCAGGGGATTAAGGGAGAAGTATCCTCATTCAAAAATTACTCTCCTGGTGACCAGTGATTTTGCCACCGCAGTCCCCCTCATACCCGATGTTGATGAATCAATTGTTCTCAACTTTAAACAGTTTACGATCAGCGAAGACTGGGAAGATCAATCATGGATAAAAGTATACCGTTATATTGAGCAATCTCTTGAGGCTATAAAGAATGAAAATTATGACCTGTTAGTAAACTTAAGTCATTCGAAATTCAGCGCGTTAATGGTTGGTTACCTGGGTATAAAAAATGTCATCGGTTTTCATTGCAATGAATTTGGAAATCGTATGACAGGACACCCATGGATGCAATATTTTGGCATTGAGGTTTTTAATCGTACTTTTAATGAATTTAATCTGGTGGAAATTTTTTCAGCAAGTGCAGGGGTTGATGTAAAGGGGCGATCTATAGAAGTACTTCAGCCACCCAACCAGCCATCACTTGATGATTTTTCAGATGAAAACTCTGAAGAAATGTTGATTGGTATTCAGGCGGGTTCAAGCCTGGTTGGTCGTCGATGGCCCACCCGGTATTTTGCGGAACTTGCTGATTTGCTGATTGAAAAAACCAGCGCGAAAATTATCATGTTTGGGGTGCAGTCTGAAAATGAGATTGCAGAAGAGGTGATCAACCTTTCAAAAAATAAGGACAGAATAAAGAATCTAGCAGGTAAAACCAGTATCAATGAATTGGCCCAGTTGCTTGAGAAATGCAAATACCTGGTTACCAATGATACGGGTACAATGCATTTGGCTGCAGCTCTTGGAACAAAAATAGTGAGTCTGTTTTTCGCCCATGCGCACCCTTATGAAACGGCTCCTTTTGCTCCCGGGCATTTAATTTTTCAGGCGGGAGTTTCCTGCGCGCCATGCAGCTATGGAGTCCATTGCAATAATATTGTCTGTGTTGACAAAGTGCTCCCTCAACATCTTTTCTCTGCGATAGAAAATCATATTAAAACTCAGTCATGGGTCCTTCCGGAGGAAATCGGGTCTGAATCGGAAGTGAATGTATATGAAACGGAATTTGACTCAAACATGAATTTTAGGCTGCGGCCCCTGGTTGAATATAAGCTTGAAATGAATGATTTGATCCGGTCATCTTATACTCTTCTGTGGAGGGCAGTTCTTGAAGGTGAGAATGATGTGAGTGATCAGCTTATAAGTAATACTTGTGAAAACCTTTCAAGGGAATATGATTGCTCTGATATTGAGCTGATTGATGATCAGTTAGAAAAGAAACTTATAGTAATAGACGATATTGCGAAGGTGGCTCATTCGGGGCAAAGCCTTTGCGGAAAAATTATCAAAGGTTCTTCAAAAAATTACCCACAGAAAATAAAAAAATTTGGCGAGAAACTCACTGAGTTAGACCGGGAAATTGAAGTTATGGGAATGAGTAATCCGGAGATTAAACCGTTGACCGACATGTTCAGTAAAAGAAAGGAAAATGT
- a CDS encoding glycosyltransferase, translating into MDFFKQNLELLQESDPELARRVAEEPFPESVKVVQSKDGFPVPQVAGVTLHSQYRPLDEGLKTTADFAFNPEQKTIIFGLGFGYHIRSLLNKQEMALTVVEPLLPVFRAFMSCIDIRPFIEKVRFLVGETPACLLARLEPGDWKIFKHLPSIRIGEVYYDRLDEGIKVRSLLQERTLRVMIVNPVYGGSLPTAHHCAGALRNLGHEVATVDCEAFEQGFFSLKKVTRNPENSEILSQNFMKFMGEIAAAKAAEFQPDIILSLAQAPLTPDAIQKLKMLNIPVVFWFVEDFRTLPYWKEIVTAYDHIFTLQDGAFHDELRSKEVRDCYYLPQACYPDIHKPLASFDIYSADVSFMGAPYHNRVHSFPRLMDLDFKIWGEGWNPETPLGRHVQNSKKRVSTEESVKIYNSAKINLNLHSSTYHYGINPDGDFVNPRTFEIAACRGFQLVDQRKDLSRMFKVGDEIIAFESMDQMRAQIDYFLARPEERNAIALKAYQRVLREHTMEHRMQELLIHVFLDRKEALDSLGENDRDPLDYCVEQAGENTELGKYLKQFKGQHPFSLKTVIDHIYRGEGALDSKESIFLMLDQILKEKD; encoded by the coding sequence ATGGATTTTTTCAAACAAAACCTGGAGCTCCTGCAAGAATCCGATCCAGAACTTGCAAGGCGTGTTGCGGAAGAACCCTTCCCTGAGAGTGTGAAAGTCGTTCAATCAAAAGACGGCTTTCCTGTGCCTCAGGTTGCTGGAGTAACTTTGCACAGTCAGTATCGCCCTTTAGATGAAGGATTGAAAACGACAGCAGACTTTGCTTTCAACCCGGAACAGAAGACAATTATTTTTGGTTTGGGGTTTGGTTATCACATTCGGTCCTTACTCAATAAGCAAGAGATGGCGCTGACCGTTGTCGAACCATTGTTACCCGTGTTCAGGGCTTTTATGTCGTGCATTGATATACGGCCTTTTATAGAGAAGGTGCGGTTCCTGGTGGGAGAGACACCTGCTTGTTTGCTTGCCCGGCTCGAACCTGGTGACTGGAAAATTTTTAAGCATCTTCCTTCTATAAGAATTGGCGAGGTTTATTACGACAGGCTTGATGAGGGTATAAAGGTTAGAAGTCTGCTTCAGGAACGCACGCTTAGGGTGATGATTGTTAATCCCGTCTATGGAGGTTCTTTACCAACCGCTCATCATTGTGCAGGCGCTCTCAGAAATTTGGGACATGAGGTGGCTACGGTAGATTGTGAAGCTTTTGAGCAGGGCTTTTTCTCATTAAAGAAAGTCACACGCAACCCTGAAAACTCTGAAATACTCTCCCAAAACTTCATGAAGTTTATGGGGGAAATAGCAGCCGCCAAGGCAGCAGAATTTCAACCTGACATCATCCTGTCTCTTGCCCAGGCACCGCTTACTCCAGATGCAATTCAAAAACTCAAAATGTTAAACATTCCAGTTGTTTTCTGGTTTGTAGAAGACTTCAGGACCTTGCCATATTGGAAAGAAATTGTTACTGCCTATGATCACATTTTCACCCTGCAGGATGGTGCTTTTCATGACGAGTTGAGATCAAAAGAAGTAAGGGATTGTTATTATCTTCCGCAGGCCTGCTACCCCGATATTCACAAACCTTTGGCTAGCTTCGATATTTATTCAGCAGATGTTTCATTTATGGGAGCTCCCTATCATAACAGAGTTCATTCCTTTCCCAGGTTGATGGACCTGGACTTCAAAATTTGGGGTGAGGGGTGGAATCCTGAAACGCCTCTGGGGCGCCATGTGCAAAATAGTAAGAAACGTGTTTCAACAGAAGAGTCGGTTAAAATTTATAACTCTGCAAAAATAAATCTCAACCTGCATTCTTCCACCTATCACTATGGTATTAATCCGGATGGTGACTTTGTGAACCCGAGAACTTTTGAGATTGCCGCATGCAGGGGCTTCCAACTTGTGGATCAAAGAAAAGACCTGTCACGCATGTTTAAGGTAGGTGATGAAATTATAGCCTTCGAGTCAATGGATCAAATGAGGGCGCAAATTGATTATTTCCTTGCAAGGCCGGAAGAAAGGAATGCAATAGCTTTGAAAGCGTATCAACGTGTTTTAAGGGAGCATACTATGGAACATCGTATGCAAGAACTATTGATACACGTTTTTCTGGATCGTAAAGAGGCTCTTGATTCCCTGGGTGAAAATGATAGAGATCCCTTGGATTATTGTGTTGAGCAGGCAGGTGAGAATACGGAACTGGGGAAATACCTGAAACAGTTTAAAGGTCAGCACCCTTTCTCTTTAAAGACAGTAATAGACCATATTTATAGAGGTGAAGGAGCTTTAGATAGTAAAGAGTCCATATTTCTAATGTTAGACCAGATTTTAAAGGAGAAAGATTGA
- a CDS encoding glycosyltransferase, with amino-acid sequence MKLKVLSFNWHEPYLCLLSRTDHQFLIVEPEIAPGHFRRWDENMRPVPENVSIISKENARQMLELGELDLIIAHNIKDLIEVKDYSLPKIAVFHNCLSTEIALGKDKVNRQEYLNQINLLLRDVKNVFISERKRQDWGLDGELILPGIDISDYGGYRGERDTVLRVGNLMQERDLMMGYSDSQKIVGEHPVTTLGINPNIPNSRLSEGFQDLLENFRGCRVFINTTVDEYEDGYNLSMLEAMATGMPVVSSWNKSSPIEDGKNGYISRDFDYLNECIDFLLKNPEEARKLGKQAQKTVQEKFPLTRFVHSWQKVIQQSALEFLERTGVNLQNKDIPFQEKVRKNVLMDFVSYPATTAHYLERAFRKNHNVITCGSQINEDIVKLWNLEALNWEVTPQDIYRGNETTLQEVMGCLPDEWKPDFYLWVETGLSDIPRDLGQHKLPKVCYLIDTHINFDRHLEVARSFDFVFLAQKAYVQPMIRAGIDNVMWLPLACDPEIHGKVELPKSCDVGFVGSISSKPDRRNHLLGRINKQFELDCQRKFMNEMAEHFSKSKIVFNNAINNDLNMRVFEALCSGSLLVTDPANGSGLKELFEDKEHLVVYDDDQLEETISHYLVNDVVREKIAAQGRNEVLARHTYEHRINEMIQILDNRIEGSNESESQDDKSSSYYQNVRHDLIPLVPDDAKCILEVGCAAGMTGRELKKRSGAFVAGIEMNNKAACAAKNVLDDVVQGNIEDIELPYSKNSFDCILFADVLEHLIDPLSVLQKVRPLMKNKGTIVASIPNVQFHGVVHQLIEGNWTYEKEGILDETHLRFFTFKEIEKLFSQAGYSIARVDEVLDPQYEKLSDQNATSLNFGRTQIKDLTAEEIKRFFVFQYLVVANPLSSNKNEVEDMLQGEKRESQIKNLFLEASEVLESGEFEIALKLYGEILNLSPDNAGALVGMGDCYMKLQLPDNAESCYENACLKEPDNDKGWLGSGLLALYKGDNKKADICFNKCLENSAANDKAFCGLGMVRVNRGDVDGAYDYFCKALDTNPENLSACKSLMELSYKIEQFGEIEIYLNKFIDLHPADLNMRYGLAGIQYKNGKLEDSIKNLEYILALDSAHEPARELLENVRADVVLTK; translated from the coding sequence ATGAAACTTAAAGTCCTTTCTTTTAATTGGCATGAACCCTATTTATGTTTACTCTCACGAACTGATCATCAATTCCTAATCGTAGAACCTGAGATTGCCCCGGGCCATTTCCGAAGATGGGATGAAAATATGCGCCCTGTTCCAGAAAACGTTTCAATAATTTCTAAAGAAAATGCCCGGCAAATGCTGGAGCTTGGTGAACTTGATCTTATTATTGCACACAATATTAAAGATCTAATAGAAGTTAAGGACTATTCACTCCCCAAAATTGCCGTATTCCACAACTGTTTATCTACCGAAATTGCTTTAGGAAAAGATAAGGTGAACAGGCAGGAATATTTAAATCAAATAAACCTTCTTCTAAGGGATGTTAAAAATGTGTTCATATCTGAGAGGAAAAGACAGGATTGGGGATTGGATGGTGAACTGATTTTGCCGGGAATAGATATTTCTGACTATGGGGGATATAGGGGGGAAAGGGATACTGTGCTGCGGGTAGGAAACTTAATGCAGGAAAGAGATTTGATGATGGGGTATTCAGACAGTCAGAAGATAGTGGGGGAGCATCCTGTGACAACTCTAGGCATCAACCCCAATATTCCAAATTCCCGCTTGTCGGAGGGGTTTCAAGATTTACTGGAAAACTTCAGAGGATGCCGTGTATTCATCAACACTACGGTGGATGAATATGAAGATGGCTATAACCTCAGCATGCTTGAGGCTATGGCAACCGGAATGCCGGTGGTCAGTTCATGGAACAAGTCCTCCCCCATTGAGGATGGTAAAAATGGATATATTTCCAGGGACTTTGATTATCTAAATGAGTGCATTGACTTTTTATTAAAAAATCCGGAAGAAGCTCGCAAGCTGGGCAAGCAGGCCCAGAAAACTGTTCAGGAAAAATTTCCATTAACCAGGTTTGTTCATTCCTGGCAGAAGGTTATCCAACAATCTGCTCTTGAATTTCTTGAGAGAACAGGAGTCAATTTACAGAATAAGGACATTCCTTTTCAGGAAAAAGTTCGCAAAAATGTATTGATGGATTTTGTATCTTATCCTGCCACAACCGCCCACTATCTGGAGAGAGCATTCAGGAAAAATCATAATGTCATCACCTGTGGTTCTCAAATAAATGAAGATATTGTCAAACTATGGAACCTGGAAGCTCTTAACTGGGAAGTAACCCCACAAGATATATACAGGGGTAATGAGACTACTTTGCAAGAAGTGATGGGGTGTTTGCCTGATGAATGGAAGCCAGACTTTTATTTATGGGTTGAAACGGGCTTGAGTGATATCCCGAGAGATCTGGGTCAGCACAAATTGCCAAAGGTTTGTTACCTCATTGACACCCACATAAACTTTGACAGGCATCTTGAAGTTGCCAGGAGTTTCGATTTTGTCTTTTTGGCACAAAAAGCATATGTGCAACCCATGATCCGGGCTGGAATAGATAATGTAATGTGGTTACCTCTTGCTTGTGATCCTGAAATACACGGAAAAGTTGAGCTTCCCAAAAGTTGTGATGTTGGTTTCGTAGGGTCGATATCCTCAAAGCCAGACCGTCGCAATCATCTATTGGGAAGAATAAATAAACAATTTGAACTGGATTGTCAGAGAAAATTCATGAATGAAATGGCTGAACATTTTAGTAAATCTAAAATTGTATTTAATAATGCCATCAACAATGACCTCAATATGAGAGTTTTCGAGGCTTTGTGCAGTGGCAGTCTTCTGGTGACTGACCCTGCAAATGGAAGCGGCTTAAAAGAGCTTTTTGAAGACAAGGAACATTTGGTTGTTTATGACGATGATCAACTTGAAGAAACTATTTCTCATTATCTTGTTAATGATGTTGTCAGGGAAAAGATAGCAGCCCAGGGTAGGAATGAAGTGTTGGCAAGACATACTTATGAACATCGCATAAATGAAATGATACAAATTCTTGATAATAGAATAGAAGGTAGCAATGAGTCTGAATCACAGGATGATAAATCTTCTTCATATTATCAGAATGTCAGGCATGACTTGATTCCTCTGGTTCCTGATGATGCCAAATGCATTTTAGAGGTGGGGTGTGCGGCTGGAATGACTGGCCGGGAACTCAAAAAACGTTCAGGAGCCTTTGTGGCGGGAATAGAGATGAATAACAAAGCCGCCTGTGCTGCTAAAAATGTTCTGGACGATGTGGTTCAGGGAAATATAGAGGATATAGAGCTGCCTTATAGCAAAAATTCTTTTGATTGTATTTTGTTTGCAGATGTTCTGGAGCATTTAATTGACCCTCTTTCTGTTTTGCAAAAAGTACGCCCATTAATGAAAAATAAAGGAACAATTGTGGCAAGCATACCCAATGTTCAGTTTCATGGGGTGGTTCATCAATTAATCGAGGGAAACTGGACCTATGAGAAGGAAGGAATACTTGATGAAACCCATCTCAGGTTTTTTACCTTCAAGGAAATCGAAAAACTCTTTTCACAGGCTGGATATTCTATAGCGCGTGTTGATGAAGTTCTGGACCCGCAATATGAGAAACTCTCAGATCAAAATGCCACATCGCTTAATTTTGGCAGGACGCAAATTAAAGACTTGACTGCTGAAGAGATTAAAAGATTCTTCGTATTTCAGTATCTGGTTGTTGCAAATCCATTAAGCTCTAATAAAAATGAGGTGGAAGATATGTTGCAAGGTGAAAAGCGGGAATCACAAATTAAAAATTTATTTTTGGAAGCATCTGAGGTGCTGGAATCAGGTGAGTTTGAGATCGCCTTAAAACTTTATGGTGAAATTTTAAACCTGTCTCCAGACAATGCAGGTGCACTCGTTGGAATGGGTGATTGTTATATGAAGCTCCAGCTGCCTGACAATGCAGAGAGCTGCTATGAAAATGCATGTTTAAAGGAACCTGATAACGACAAAGGCTGGTTAGGATCTGGATTGCTGGCACTTTACAAGGGTGATAACAAGAAGGCTGATATTTGTTTTAATAAATGTCTGGAAAATAGCGCAGCTAATGATAAAGCTTTTTGTGGACTAGGTATGGTGAGAGTTAATAGAGGTGATGTTGATGGTGCTTATGATTATTTCTGCAAGGCTTTGGATACAAACCCGGAAAACCTCTCAGCTTGTAAATCCCTTATGGAACTTTCCTATAAGATAGAACAGTTTGGCGAGATTGAAATATATTTGAATAAATTTATAGACCTTCATCCTGCCGATCTCAATATGCGATATGGTCTGGCTGGAATTCAATATAAGAATGGCAAGCTTGAGGACTCAATTAAAAACCTGGAATACATTCTTGCTTTGGATTCAGCGCATGAGCCAGCCCGGGAGCTGTTAGAAAATGTTCGTGCTGATGTCGTATTGACAAAATAA
- a CDS encoding sulfite oxidase-like oxidoreductase, translating to MQYDPNSKKIKGRERLIEYRKAFKDKQPLKDEVPQGEGELNRDGNPKIPPGQRVVESWPVLDLGVTPELDEFSWNLTVSGLVKTVKTFDWEEFLKLPQTTDVSDFHCVTTWSRLDNKWKGVKFSDVAAHCGVLPSAKFVFIKAWDGYSTNLPLEEAMKYDVLLVHEWENQPLTREHGGPVRMITPQLYAWKGAKWIGEIIFRDKDELGFWEKRGYSNTAEPWLNDRYS from the coding sequence ATGCAATACGATCCAAACTCAAAGAAAATCAAGGGACGGGAGCGGTTGATCGAGTATCGCAAGGCTTTTAAAGATAAACAGCCTTTAAAAGATGAAGTGCCCCAGGGGGAAGGTGAGCTTAACCGAGATGGCAACCCTAAGATTCCTCCCGGTCAGAGAGTGGTAGAAAGCTGGCCAGTCCTGGATCTTGGTGTGACCCCAGAGCTGGATGAGTTTTCATGGAACCTGACTGTATCCGGCCTGGTCAAAACCGTCAAAACCTTTGATTGGGAAGAGTTTCTCAAGCTTCCCCAGACCACTGATGTCTCTGACTTTCATTGCGTCACCACTTGGAGTCGATTGGACAATAAATGGAAGGGTGTTAAATTCTCGGATGTAGCTGCACACTGCGGCGTTCTCCCAAGCGCTAAATTCGTTTTCATAAAGGCCTGGGATGGATACTCAACCAATCTACCACTGGAAGAAGCCATGAAATACGATGTTCTACTAGTCCATGAATGGGAAAACCAACCCCTTACAAGAGAGCATGGTGGGCCAGTAAGGATGATAACCCCCCAACTTTACGCCTGGAAAGGCGCCAAATGGATTGGAGAGATCATTTTCCGGGACAAGGATGAACTGGGTTTCTGGGAAAAAAGAGGGTATTCCAACACAGCAGAGCCTTGGCTGAACGACCGATACTCCTGA
- a CDS encoding formylglycine-generating enzyme family protein, translating to MGIFFIVWTSPVMGQGSKVTDDMVLIPGGTFIRGCNRFGPQHGAPEQKVHLDAFWIDKYEVTNKKFEKLFSEHYLRRSIFSDCDNCPVSKLNWYEAADYCHLIGKALPSEAQWERAAGNGNGCQFPWGEGFDLMKPLARGGIKLNDKAAPVGSFPPNSNGVYDMAGNVWEWVADWFSVKFYYTDILHNPRGPTRGVMKVRRGGSWSDSVVAMTSGYRDWSYPLSRGFNDIGFRCAINLKPVRN from the coding sequence ATGGGTATTTTTTTTATAGTTTGGACCAGCCCGGTAATGGGACAAGGGTCTAAGGTTACAGATGATATGGTGTTGATTCCAGGTGGAACTTTCATAAGGGGATGCAACCGCTTTGGGCCGCAACATGGAGCTCCTGAACAAAAAGTTCATCTGGACGCTTTTTGGATTGATAAGTATGAGGTGACAAATAAAAAATTCGAAAAATTATTTTCTGAGCATTATTTGCGAAGAAGTATTTTTTCTGATTGCGATAATTGCCCGGTTTCAAAGTTAAACTGGTATGAAGCTGCGGATTATTGCCATCTGATTGGAAAAGCTCTTCCTAGTGAAGCTCAATGGGAAAGGGCGGCAGGAAATGGTAATGGCTGCCAGTTCCCCTGGGGCGAAGGTTTTGATCTCATGAAGCCTCTTGCAAGAGGAGGGATTAAGTTGAATGACAAGGCAGCTCCAGTAGGATCTTTTCCTCCCAATTCTAATGGTGTCTATGATATGGCTGGAAATGTCTGGGAGTGGGTCGCAGATTGGTTTTCAGTCAAATTTTATTACACAGATATCCTTCATAATCCCAGAGGGCCAACCCGAGGTGTCATGAAAGTTAGAAGGGGTGGTTCATGGTCGGATTCTGTGGTTGCTATGACATCTGGATACCGGGACTGGAGTTATCCTTTATCCCGGGGTTTTAATGATATTGGTTTTCGTTGCGCGATCAATTTAAAACCTGTTAGAAATTGA
- the metF gene encoding methylenetetrahydrofolate reductase [NAD(P)H], which translates to MKISEKLRLSAPIFSFEFFPPKDSEGFASLFETIARLKVSDPGFVSVTYGAGGSTRSKTVDLVGNIKNFIGLESMAHLTCVGHDQQEIRSVLESLQSRNIDNILALRGDPPQGEEKFLKTEGGFEYGNELVAFIKKNFSFCVGAACYPEGHVECKDLDKDIENLKRKVDSGADFLVTQLFFDNKHYFDFMDRAAKANINIPVIPGIMPVLNLKQIKRFTKMCGATLSPGLINKFSGIEDDSEKVRQIGIAHAIEQCRELLENKAPGIHFYTLNRSKATLTILEALREFT; encoded by the coding sequence ATGAAAATTAGTGAAAAACTCAGATTATCAGCGCCCATTTTTTCTTTTGAATTTTTTCCTCCTAAAGATTCTGAAGGATTCGCGTCTTTATTTGAAACGATAGCTCGTCTTAAGGTCTCGGACCCGGGGTTTGTTTCGGTAACCTATGGAGCAGGAGGGAGTACTCGTTCTAAGACTGTTGACCTTGTTGGGAATATAAAAAATTTCATTGGTCTTGAAAGCATGGCTCACCTGACATGTGTCGGGCACGATCAGCAGGAAATTCGTTCGGTTCTGGAAAGCTTGCAGTCCCGGAATATAGATAACATTCTTGCGCTTAGAGGGGATCCCCCACAAGGTGAAGAAAAATTTTTAAAAACTGAGGGCGGCTTTGAATATGGCAATGAGTTGGTGGCTTTTATTAAAAAGAATTTTTCTTTTTGCGTAGGTGCGGCTTGCTATCCTGAAGGACATGTAGAGTGTAAAGACCTTGATAAGGATATCGAAAATTTGAAGAGGAAAGTAGATAGTGGGGCAGACTTTCTTGTTACGCAATTATTTTTTGATAACAAACATTATTTTGATTTCATGGATAGAGCTGCGAAGGCTAATATTAATATACCGGTTATTCCTGGAATAATGCCTGTTTTGAACCTTAAACAGATAAAACGGTTTACAAAGATGTGCGGTGCAACTTTATCACCTGGTTTGATTAATAAATTTTCCGGGATTGAGGATGATAGTGAAAAGGTCAGGCAAATCGGTATTGCCCATGCAATTGAACAATGTCGGGAGCTACTTGAAAACAAGGCACCAGGCATTCATTTTTATACTTTGAACAGATCCAAGGCAACACTAACCATATTGGAAGCACTTAGAGAGTTCACGTGA
- a CDS encoding restriction endonuclease: MAIFGIIFLAFFIGIILIVFLKKTSPPPPQEQTSFESPSDIPVYLTDRDAFKAKCIEFLEKFNLEYTHSVWADDHELEIAMNDETPVVGGSYIALCIIDPPDKTVNAIKVKGFLDTVKGEGASRGILITTGYFTNEAMNLIEDEPVELVNVVAFISYLKKFGIYEQTPESS; encoded by the coding sequence GTGGCCATTTTCGGGATCATATTCTTAGCTTTTTTTATTGGTATAATCCTGATTGTTTTCCTGAAAAAAACTTCTCCTCCTCCCCCGCAAGAACAAACCAGCTTTGAAAGTCCTTCTGATATACCTGTCTACCTGACTGACCGAGACGCCTTTAAAGCAAAATGTATTGAGTTTTTGGAAAAGTTCAACCTTGAATACACCCATTCTGTTTGGGCCGATGATCATGAGTTGGAAATTGCTATGAATGATGAAACCCCTGTTGTGGGTGGAAGCTACATTGCGCTTTGCATCATTGATCCTCCAGACAAAACAGTCAATGCAATAAAGGTTAAAGGATTTCTTGATACGGTGAAAGGAGAAGGCGCGTCGCGGGGTATATTGATCACTACAGGATACTTTACAAATGAAGCGATGAACTTAATTGAAGATGAACCTGTTGAACTGGTTAATGTGGTTGCATTTATATCTTACCTGAAAAAGTTTGGTATTTACGAACAAACTCCTGAGTCATCCTGA